The following coding sequences are from one Bufo bufo chromosome 2, aBufBuf1.1, whole genome shotgun sequence window:
- the LOC120990651 gene encoding gastrula zinc finger protein XlCGF17.1-like: protein MYTQDFTQPSPDKLQIVTTNTGQKGDKRFQGGKECTEQSRLSTHRRIQTAEQECGKCFTSKTDLAKHKTIHTGEKPYSCSRCGKCFIEKISLIRHERIHTGEKPYSCSECGKCFRQKSILVSHQRCHTEEKPYSCSECGKCFRQKSNLVTHERCHTGEKPYSCTECGKCFRQKSDLTKHERSHTGEKPYSCSECGNCFTQKSYLVMHERIHTKEKPYSCTECGKCFRQKSDLTKHERSHTGEKPYSCSECGNCFTQKSSLVTHERSHTGEKPYSCSECGKCFTQKSYLVMHERIHTKEKPYSCSECGKCFTHKSSLVRHQIIHT, encoded by the exons ATGTACAcccaggacttcaca CAACCTTCTCCTGACAAATTACAGATTGTTACCACAAATACAGGTCAGAAAGGGGATAAAAGGTTTCAAGGTGGTAAAGAGTGTACAGAACAATCAAGACTTTCTACACACAGAAGAATTCAGACAGCAGAGcaggaatgtgggaaatgctttacaagTAAAACAGATCTTGCTAAACATAAgacaattcacacaggagagaagccatattcatgttcacggtgtgggaaatgttttatagaaAAAATCTCTCTTATTAGACATGAAAgaattcatacaggagagaagccatattcatgttcagaatgtgggaaatgttttagacagaaatcaattcttgtttcacatcagagatgtcacacagaagagaagccatattcatgttcagaatgtgggaaatgttttagacagaaatcaaatcttgtaacacatgagagatgtcacacaggagagaagccatattcatgtacagaatgtgggaaatgctttagacAGAAATCGGATCTTACtaaacatgagagaagtcacacaggagagaagccatattcatgttcagaatgtgggaactgttttacacagaaatcatatCTGGTTATGCATGAGAGAATTCATACaaaagagaagccatattcatgtacagaatgtgggaaatgctttagacAGAAATCGGATCTTACtaaacatgagagaagtcacacaggagagaagccatattcatgttcagaatgtgggaactgttttacacagaaatcaagtcttgtaacacatgagagaagtcacacaggagagaagccatattcatgttcagaatgtgggaaatgttttacacaaaaatcataTCTGGTTATGCATGAGAGAATTCATACaaaagagaagccatattcatgttcagaatgtgggaaatgttttacacataaatcatctcttgttagacatcagataaTTCACACATAG